A single genomic interval of Plantibacter sp. Leaf314 harbors:
- a CDS encoding DivIVA domain-containing protein — protein sequence MALTPEDVVQKRFQQTKFREGYDQDEVDDFLDEVVVELRRLIQEKDEVQQKLTAAESKVAELQKGGSSAPATLAKAEAAPAPAPVVAPTPAPAAESTDNTAESSNNLLQLARRLHDEHVAEGAQRRDALIAEGHATAARVVAEAEAKQRAQMQVLEQERSVLEHKIDELRNFEREYRSQLRGYIEGQLKDLDASSSSSAPDAKAGVTADSAAV from the coding sequence ATGGCGCTCACTCCCGAAGACGTGGTCCAGAAGCGGTTTCAGCAGACCAAGTTCCGCGAAGGCTACGACCAGGACGAGGTGGACGACTTCCTCGACGAGGTCGTCGTCGAGCTCCGTCGCCTGATCCAGGAGAAGGACGAGGTCCAGCAGAAGCTGACCGCGGCCGAGTCCAAGGTCGCCGAACTCCAGAAGGGCGGCTCGTCCGCTCCGGCGACGCTCGCCAAGGCCGAGGCTGCTCCGGCACCCGCGCCCGTCGTCGCACCGACCCCGGCTCCGGCCGCGGAGTCGACCGACAACACCGCCGAGAGCTCGAACAACCTCCTGCAGCTGGCACGTCGTCTCCACGACGAGCACGTCGCCGAGGGTGCCCAGCGCCGCGACGCGCTCATCGCGGAAGGTCACGCGACCGCCGCACGTGTCGTCGCCGAGGCCGAGGCCAAGCAGCGCGCGCAGATGCAGGTCCTCGAGCAGGAGCGTTCGGTCCTCGAGCACAAGATCGACGAGCTCCGCAACTTCGAGCGCGAGTACCGCTCGCAGCTGCGCGGCTACATCGAGGGTCAGCTGAAGGACCTCGACGCCTCGTCGTCGAGCTCCGCTCCCGATGCGAAGGCCGGCGTCACCGCCGACAGCGCAGCGGTCTAG